Proteins encoded by one window of Mercenaria mercenaria strain notata chromosome 4, MADL_Memer_1, whole genome shotgun sequence:
- the LOC123553172 gene encoding uncharacterized protein LOC123553172: protein MSSLHPIKEEFVLENDDDDDFDEEDEVDLTQLVVLRARKFSVRFLKGFGSGLGVYTGIKIVTSLMRNPFRESLPKIRAEILAKDSFKFAAFLGLFPSIYDLIVELLEHYRGRRDDFNSAIAGGVAGLSMVVEDRTRRRIYCLFAIARAVGAMVTTLVKRGLIPAVPYSETALFCSCTSFLVYCTALKPQYLFTGYYRSVLKWSRDYTDKKLNVLFREPGTKFLTCAEAGLHEQSCTYHAFKDFLQSLPPFAKLYLPIHMAPIIFFRYKQFLKRPKRSLTSLLKNIVFSTAFLATMVMLAKYGICLLRNFQFREPPLSPWIPAMAGFVAGLGVLFERENRRRELSLFLIPHTLYAVYLWAKEYGIIRHIPHSSLFMYAIAMVPIMHAYEREPESLNLLLHSALKFFVGKRQSTIERKKRRTVSEMSM from the exons ATGTCCTCACTTCATCCAATCAAGGAGGAGTTTGTTCTAGAAAATGACGACGACGATGACTTTGATGAAGAAGATGAAGTGGATCTGACACAGCTGGTAGTGCTGCGGGCCAGAAAGTTTTCCGTACGGTTCCTGAAAGGTTTTGGCAGCGGGTTAGGAGTTTACACGGGAATCAAGATCGTCACTTCCTTGATGAGAAATCCATTCAGAGAAAG TCTGCCAAAGATCCGAGCGGAAATTCTCGCAAAGGACAGTTTCAAGTTTGCGGCATTCCTCGGACTTTTTCCAAGTATATATGACCTCATCGTGGAGCTTCTCGAGCACTACCGAGGACGCAGG GACGACTTCAACAGTGCCATTGCTGGAGGAGTTGCAGGTCTATCAATGGTTGTGGAAGATCGCACGAGGAGACGCATTTATTGCCTCTTCGCCATCGCACGTGCTGTTGGTGCCATGGTAACGACGCTAGTGAAGCGTGGACTTATACCCGCTGTTCCATATAGTGAGACTGCTCTATTCTGTTCATGTACATCATTTCTAGTCTATTGCACAGCTCTGAAGCCGCAGTATCTGTTCACTGGGTACTACCGTTCAGTTTTAAAATGGTCACGTGACTATACCGATAAAAAACTCAATGTTCTATTCCGGGAACCAGGAACTAAGTTCCTGACGTGCGCAGAAGCTGGCCTTCATGAGCAAAGTTGTACCTACCATGCATTCAAAGACTTTCTACAGAGTTTGCCACCATTTGCGAAACTGTATCTACCAATTCACATGGCACCGATAATTTTCTTTAGATACAAGCAGTTTCTTAAAAG GCCAAAGCGAAGTCTTACTTCCTTACTGAAAAATATAGTCTTTTCTACTGCGTTTCTCGCTACCATGGTGATGTTAGCAAAATACGGAATATGTCTCCTGCGCAACTTCCAGTTCCGAGAACCGCCATTGTCTCCATGGATACCTGCAATGGCTGGTTTCGTTGCTGGGCTCGGCGTTCTGTTTGAACGGGAGAACAGGCGCAGAGAGCTTTCTCTCTTTCTGATTCCACACACATTGTACGCAGTATACCTCTGGGCAAAGGAATATGGAATTATCAGACATATCCCGCATAGTTCATTATTTATGTATGCCATAGCTATGGTTCCCATAATGCATGCGTATGAGCGAGAACCGGAATCGCTGAATCTTCTGCTGCATAGCGCTCTAAAGTTTTTTGTAGGAAAGAGACAGAGTACCATAGAAAGGAAAAAACGAAGAACAGTGAGTGAGATGAGCATGTAG